GAAGTTTGGGCCATCGCCATCCGATCTCATCTAGAAGGCCGAAGTTGTGTTCGGAATACTGAGATTTTATATTCAGAAAACTATTTGGCTGACTACGCCCCCAAGACTGCCTCGTATGAAAAAATGATCTACATGGATTGTCTGCATCTCGTCGAAATGATTGATTTTTATATACAATTCATtctaatccgagttcgtatgcaaaagttagagccaTCAGAATGCAGCTCTGTCAGGAGGCAGAAAATGGCGCGACCCTGTCTGATGGGTAGCGCGAATGATAGCCTGTTTTGCGCGAGCGATTTGACCATCAAGATTTCTTCTGATCAAAAAACGTTCAACAGGAAAGTTGTTCGTCTCGTCAAAATGGTCAAGATTGCTTTTGGACTCGTTTCCATCCGAAGTAGTTTACCACCACAAAAAAGACCCACAAGGTGCAGCCagtttaaaccgaacagttttggaaagttcggacaaaaccaatccgaatttgactagggttttggacgtgaatccaagacttttccttgcacgggaagtccagccgccacttatatacctaaggggtgacggccaattgaacaacacacaatcgacaaaatcatctaccactttttatcttttatcctttctccttaaccctagttcttcttcttccttgttcttcgtctgttcttcttgttgcagggtggcaaacctcgaggccctaggggagatcaggtcgacctagggcagcccatagcctcTGCGCGCCCTGACGGTGTCCCTCCCGGgtgtgtggggtttcgggtcctcaaaagcacccgccggattgcttgcgtaccgcgcttccggccgggtctccttcgacgtgagctgcggtgcatcacccccggcatCGAGGGTACACGGTGATATGTTCGTGCCTGAACAGTAAGCCGTACTTACTGTAGTGTGCCTTTGATGGTAACAGATTTGCATTGCTTACACAAGTATGCCGTTCCCCAAACACTTTTGTGGATCTCCCGAAGAGCGCCTGTGACGCGGAGAAGTACTTAGCATCCCAAGCTATGTCGAGCAGAAGCTTTTTTGGGTGCAATTCTAAGCCCCCAAGCACCATCCCCTTCTCAACAACTAGAGGAAGCAGCTGATGGAGCTGCATCGGATGGTAGAGCCGGCCATGAAGGACTTGTATGTCCGGCTGTGGCCCTCAGAGCCGATACCGAGAAACTACTTTGGCCTAGTGCAGAAGCTGTGCGATGCTTCGCCCCGGATCGACGCGGTGAAGCACTCCGTCTGCATTGAGGGGGCCTGGATGGCTTTTGCGAGGACCATGGTGCACTGGCCGAAGATTAAGCCGGTCGAGATGGCCACCGGTCCTCCGCCTACTAAGAAGGAGAATAGGCACCCCGAGCAGTATTTCCCCATCGTGATGGACATTGCTCGGGCCGTAGAGGCCTAGTGTTCGAAAGATGTAATCCTTGAGTGATCGAATTATGTGTTAAATGACGATTGAACCATTTGATTTATAATGTGGTTGCTCTGTATGTTTTATCATACTCCGTCTGTTTTTGTTTACTTTGACTCCTATGCAGCCGTTTTTAATCTGAAAGTtaccagtcatcggcttcagcccccatgtagaTGCTACGAAGGGTGTTTCTTCCTCCGCACTGtgacccttagccgacgtctcggtgcctgAAGGCAGTAGTGCGTGAGggaaacaaggcaatcagactatgcagttttattactttcacttagccataggagcttgacTGTGGTGCCAGTAATTAGCCCCCACTGCTTTGTGATGTTCGGGAGAGCCGAGGTATATACCTTCATGACATGGTTTCTGCAAGGACAAAACCCTTCGAATAACACCAGGGGAATTGCCATCGATTCTTAGTTTGACACTTGTCATCGGATCACCGACCAGTTCTCGCTTATTATGaaagtcagttttcggctttctccactgaggtacTTGACCGGGCTAGCCAGAAgtacaatcgcagtggttctccctttaccTTATTAGCCGAACATGCTGAACGTAAgagggtaagcacaggagccgagcaactcaactattgacccaagacataaTTTGGAACCGATTCATATAATGCAATATCTGAGATGCCAAACACATAGAAAAATATAGTGTTGGACTTGATGCGACGAGTATTACAATCAAGCCCCCGGTCTATTAGCCGATTGCATCTCAGAGAAAATGTGTGCCGAACTAATTTATGGCGGCATCGAAGAGCATGATAAGAACAGGTGTGCAATATAAAGGATTATGAGCAGACAGTAAATGGTGGTCTTTATTTCCAATAAGCTCATGACGTCTAGCCGTGCAATTCGAATTGCCGAAGCAACGATTACACGTACTTTGTAAGAAAGAAAAAGTTTTACAAATGAAAGGTTTGCACAGGGCCTTGATGCGTGGGTTGATGCCCTTACTTTGCCCTGCTGAACATCTGCGTCTTTGCTTCTATGGGGAAGAATAATTTCTTGGAGGGGATGATGATCGGCCGATGGGCCCTTGAAAAATGGTCTAGAGAAGTCACCGTGCTGTTCGTGCTAAATGCCGGATATATCCTAAATGGTACCTGTTGATGTCCAAAGACGTGGGTGACCATATCTCGGTTGAGCCGAACACTTGGCTTTTGGTTTAATTGGGCCCCACAGCTGCCTATGGTATTTTGAGCGCAAAGTTGTGCTTACGGGGCACATACTGTGTGATTGGTGTGGGCCCACTGTGGGGGGCATGGAGCATAGGGAGGCTCCCTAAATGGAGACATCGCTCAGGCTCGTTTACTTGCCTCTCGTGCCTTGACAGCGGGCTGATATTTTGGACCCTCGATGCCGATGTGGACTTCGGCTACCAAGGCCGCTGTATGTTCCTTAGTCCGGAATGAACGctccgtattgccattgactgtgaTGAAGCCCTTGGGTCTGGGCATCTTTATCTTTAGGTAGGCGTAATGGGGGATGgtgttgaatcgagcaaatgccgTCCGGTCCAagagtgcgtgatagccgctgtgAAAGGGGATGATGTCGAAGATcaattcttcgcttcggaagttgtccggcgagCCGAACACTACTTCCAGGGTTAGGGTGCCCGAGCAGCGGGCTTCAACGCCTGGGATTACCCATTTAAAGGTGGTATTGCTGGGTTTGATCCTTGATGGGTCAAtacccatcttccgcactgtatcAGAGTAAATCAGATCGAGGCTACTGCCTTCGTCCATGAGGACTCTAGTGAGGTGGTACCCATCGAAAATGAGGTCAAGGACCAGGGCCGCCGATCCTccatgatggatactggtcggattgtaacaccccgcatgtaacttgccatatttgtaactccgactcttgccattttcggctatgtgatatgttttttccctccgttgtcgggttttgtctttcgttttgtattttgtcatgtcatgcattttcatatcatgtcatcatgtgcattgcattgcatacgtgttcgtctcatgcatccgagcattttccccgttgtccgttttccaatccggcgctcctatctcctccggtgcacccctctggctttctttcgtgtgcgtgtgtcaaactttctcggaatggaccgaggcttgttaagtggtcttaatataccacacggagactaccggtcaagtttcgttccattcggaggtcgtttggtactccaactgttaaccgggcatccgcaaagtccatttgagtgtccagctaaaaccccctccaaaaccagcccaaagcccaccaaactctcttccatgctctaggtcgttcgatcacgatcgtgtgggcgaaaaccgcacctcatttggagtctcctagctccctctacctatttatatgtgggcatcccgaaaaacgaaactgcagacgaaccctagatttttccctccgcgcgccgccggacgtgtccgcctccGGCCGGACGCGTCaactccgcccgccgccgccacgtgtcgcgctgccgccgccgccgccgaggcccgccggcccacccgcggccctcccggcccgcaccgcgccgccccgccgcctccgccgcccccgccggttcccttcgccgccgccgccgtgggaCGTCGCCCGCCGGGCCACGCTTCGCCGATGTTcgccgactccggccgccgcctccacgccggctccggcgagccgccgcgggcgaccccgccggcctcctcctcctcctcccacgagcgcccgccgccgccgcctccttccgtctcctccggccgccgccggcgaggccgaggacgagcccgagcccgagctcctcgAGCTCCTGTAGCTTCCCGATCCAGATCTCGGTAGAGTTGACTTTCTCGCGACCTCAAAATCTTCCAAGTCCCTAAATTTTCTCAGCAAGTGCttctgttcccgatgcgataactttgtgcatgtagctccggttcacgcgtataatatgtcaaattgttcgtctcgt
This genomic window from Aegilops tauschii subsp. strangulata cultivar AL8/78 chromosome 4, Aet v6.0, whole genome shotgun sequence contains:
- the LOC141021768 gene encoding uncharacterized protein, translating into MDEGSSLDLIYSDTVRKMGIDPSRIKPSNTTFKWVIPGVEARCSGTLTLEVVFGSPDNFRSEELIFDIIPFHSGYHALLDRTAFARFNTIPHYAYLKIKMPRPKGFITVNGNTERSFRTKEHTAALVAEVHIGIEGPKYQPAVKAREASKRA